A single region of the Plantactinospora soyae genome encodes:
- a CDS encoding TetR/AcrR family transcriptional regulator, with amino-acid sequence MDGFRKAAIGRPRGFDIDEALERAMQVFWARGYEGASLTDLTAAMGITKTSMYAAFGNKEQLFRKALQRYGQGPASYATHALTEPTARAVAEAFLRGSVQTTTRPDAPSGCLTVQGALASGDDGRPAREVLVDWRNDAGVRLEERFQRAVDEGDLPRDAKPARLARYIMTVGFGIAVQAASGLGPDELQEIADTAMLSWPR; translated from the coding sequence ATGGATGGGTTCCGGAAGGCCGCCATCGGCCGCCCTCGCGGGTTCGACATCGACGAGGCGCTGGAGCGCGCCATGCAGGTGTTCTGGGCCCGAGGTTACGAGGGCGCGAGCCTCACCGATCTGACCGCTGCCATGGGGATCACCAAGACGAGCATGTACGCGGCCTTCGGCAACAAGGAGCAGCTTTTCCGCAAGGCCCTCCAGCGCTACGGGCAGGGGCCAGCCTCCTACGCGACGCACGCCCTGACGGAGCCGACCGCGCGAGCAGTGGCCGAGGCGTTCCTCCGTGGATCGGTCCAGACCACGACCCGTCCCGACGCCCCCTCCGGATGCCTGACCGTTCAGGGCGCGCTGGCGTCCGGCGACGACGGTCGACCCGCCCGCGAGGTGCTCGTCGACTGGCGCAACGACGCTGGCGTGCGTCTCGAGGAGCGCTTCCAGCGCGCCGTCGACGAGGGCGACCTCCCGCGTGACGCCAAGCCGGCGCGACTCGCCCGATACATCATGACGGTGGGGTTCGGCATCGCCGTCCAGGCCGCCAGTGGCCTCGGCCCCGACGAGCTCCAGGAGATCGCCGACACGGCCATGCTCAGCTGGCCACGGTAG
- a CDS encoding alpha/beta hydrolase: protein MAAQVDADRAEVLGERHAVPETAVFGHAVDGEEEGSGAVDVIGERDGLDHRPDRTRRWCPTECDDVPVCRTIATSLGWDRARPTPPGRTSARRFCVYSVNRSACKFVTTSFFAWSGGVNSDGTSRVGCDVAALLGGCGGWWYGGIGLGVEEGPTVEGEGHTIVSSGKSECVDTIAADYLIDLKLPASMPTCSI from the coding sequence GTGGCCGCGCAGGTCGACGCGGACCGTGCGGAAGTGCTTGGCGAGCGGCACGCGGTCCCAGAGACGGCGGTCTTCGGTCATGCCGTGGATGGCGAGGAGGAGGGGTCCGGTGCCGTCGATGTCATCGGCGAGAGGGACGGTCTGGATCATCGGCCGGACCGTACTCGGCGCTGGTGCCCAACCGAGTGCGACGACGTGCCGGTGTGCCGGACGATAGCGACCTCCCTCGGGTGGGACCGGGCACGTCCTACACCTCCAGGTCGAACCAGCGCTCGCCGGTTTTGTGTCTACTCGGTGAATCGCAGCGCTTGTAAGTTCGTCACCACCTCATTCTTCGCGTGGTCCGGTGGTGTGAACAGTGACGGCACGTCACGTGTGGGGTGTGACGTGGCGGCACTGTTGGGTGGGTGCGGCGGCTGGTGGTATGGGGGCATCGGGCTGGGGGTTGAGGAAGGGCCGACCGTCGAGGGGGAGGGACACACCATCGTCTCCTCGGGGAAGAGCGAGTGTGTCGACACCATCGCCGCGGACTACCTCATCGACCTCAAGCTGCCGGCCAGCATGCCCACCTGTTCCATCTGA
- a CDS encoding arginase family protein has translation MPQWQGSGSRGAYRLRQGASVLAGLFPAGQRVRVDTDGQPADSRDGVAALDTLAANLSAVRDAHANARARGRAVVTVGGDCAVDLVPIEAALAAHGDRLTVVWFDAHGDLNTPASSPSGAFHGMVLRALLGDGPRELVPARALRPDQVVLAGVRALDPGERAFVAEHRIRHVAVEGLANPSVLVDEVAATGADAVYLHIDLDVLDPEVFGAVGTPEPGGLTLEQLITAVRGLAARFTIAGLCLAEYEPQTDGCPEVLTDLITALASVMDGDGEDGTA, from the coding sequence GTGCCGCAATGGCAGGGGTCGGGCTCACGAGGCGCGTACCGGTTGCGGCAAGGCGCGTCCGTGCTGGCCGGGCTGTTCCCCGCCGGGCAGCGGGTGCGAGTCGACACGGATGGCCAACCGGCCGATTCCCGCGACGGCGTTGCCGCACTCGACACGCTCGCGGCGAACCTGAGCGCGGTACGCGACGCCCACGCCAACGCACGGGCGCGCGGGCGGGCAGTTGTGACAGTCGGCGGGGACTGTGCGGTCGACCTGGTTCCCATTGAGGCGGCTCTGGCCGCGCACGGCGACCGGCTGACCGTGGTGTGGTTCGACGCGCACGGCGATCTGAACACCCCGGCCTCGTCGCCGTCCGGCGCGTTCCACGGCATGGTCCTGCGGGCCTTGCTTGGTGATGGCCCGCGCGAGTTGGTTCCGGCCAGGGCGTTGCGGCCGGACCAGGTCGTGCTGGCCGGTGTACGCGCGCTCGATCCCGGGGAACGGGCGTTCGTGGCCGAGCATCGGATTCGGCACGTCGCGGTGGAAGGGCTGGCCAACCCGTCCGTACTGGTGGACGAGGTCGCCGCCACAGGTGCTGACGCTGTCTATCTCCACATCGACCTCGACGTGCTGGACCCGGAGGTGTTCGGCGCCGTCGGCACGCCCGAGCCGGGCGGTCTGACCCTCGAACAGCTGATCACCGCGGTGCGCGGCCTCGCCGCGCGGTTCACCATCGCCGGATTGTGCCTTGCCGAGTACGAACCGCAGACCGACGGCTGCCCCGAGGTCCTCACCGACCTGATCACCGCACTGGCGTCCGTTATGGACGGCGACGGCGAGGACGGGACGGCGTAA
- a CDS encoding GNAT family N-acetyltransferase, translating to MAIEVRPATVFDDVAAVVGPKRPDANVCWCLSYRIGAKANLHLRGSMRGDRVRELVGLDPPPGVLAYDGDEAVGWAAVHPRADTSFAGNKRIPHLDDLNVWSVWCFRVRPGHRKRGIVHHLLAGAVAFARERGAPAIEGYPVDNRGEKVDLTMAYVGTRAVFEHAGFAKAADTTSVLAGFPRVLMRLDLR from the coding sequence ATGGCTATCGAGGTACGCCCCGCGACGGTGTTCGACGATGTCGCAGCTGTCGTGGGCCCGAAGCGGCCGGATGCGAACGTGTGCTGGTGCCTGAGCTACCGCATCGGCGCGAAAGCGAACCTGCATCTGCGCGGGTCGATGCGCGGCGACCGGGTGCGCGAACTCGTCGGGCTTGATCCCCCTCCGGGAGTGCTCGCCTACGATGGCGACGAGGCCGTCGGCTGGGCGGCGGTGCACCCGCGAGCCGACACGAGCTTCGCCGGCAACAAGCGGATCCCGCACCTCGACGATCTCAATGTGTGGAGCGTGTGGTGCTTCCGGGTACGGCCGGGCCACCGCAAGCGGGGCATCGTGCACCACCTGCTTGCCGGCGCCGTCGCCTTCGCCCGCGAGCGCGGTGCGCCAGCGATCGAGGGCTACCCCGTCGACAACCGCGGCGAGAAGGTGGACCTCACGATGGCCTACGTCGGCACCCGCGCGGTTTTCGAGCACGCCGGCTTTGCGAAGGCGGCCGACACCACCTCGGTACTCGCCGGGTTCCCACGTGTGCTCATGCGGCTCGACCTGCGGTGA
- a CDS encoding ketopantoate reductase family protein: MKILMFGRGVIAVAYGWALERAGYEIEFYVRPGRAAKYGKTVDLELLDARRRLRGRPVTEKWPVCYRESLEPDHDFDLIVVSVQHYGFAEAVSFLAPRVGKATLLVFNNLWVEPLAAVDALPASQVAWGFPGAGGGFGDDGVLRAALLPVVFFGTLGGPPTEREQAVRTAFRQAGFKTRENADFRGWLSIHFIQNAGLHTQSLKLGSLAELAGKPRNVREAILATRELLPLAEARGVDLRRHRSDVLPFTAPVWLTAPVLTWLFGHFPPMRTVMRAHANPEELRAVCRDTLAEAHRLGVSVPRLEAAEPYFAAERNI; this comes from the coding sequence ATGAAGATTTTGATGTTCGGCCGGGGCGTCATCGCCGTGGCGTACGGGTGGGCGCTGGAGCGGGCCGGGTACGAGATCGAGTTCTACGTACGTCCGGGTCGAGCAGCGAAGTACGGAAAGACAGTCGACCTTGAACTGCTCGACGCGCGGCGTCGGTTGCGAGGGCGACCCGTCACCGAGAAGTGGCCGGTGTGTTACCGCGAATCGCTGGAGCCGGACCACGACTTCGACCTGATCGTGGTGAGCGTGCAGCACTACGGTTTCGCTGAGGCCGTGTCCTTCCTGGCGCCGCGCGTAGGCAAGGCAACGTTGCTCGTCTTCAACAACCTGTGGGTCGAGCCGTTGGCCGCGGTCGACGCCCTGCCCGCCAGCCAGGTGGCCTGGGGGTTCCCCGGCGCCGGTGGCGGCTTCGGCGACGACGGCGTGCTGCGGGCAGCCCTGCTGCCCGTGGTCTTCTTCGGTACCCTCGGCGGGCCGCCGACCGAGCGCGAGCAAGCCGTGCGCACGGCGTTCCGCCAGGCCGGGTTCAAAACCCGGGAGAACGCCGACTTCCGGGGCTGGTTGTCGATCCACTTCATCCAGAACGCGGGCTTGCACACGCAGAGCTTGAAACTGGGCTCCCTCGCCGAGCTGGCCGGGAAACCACGCAACGTACGCGAGGCGATTCTTGCCACCCGCGAACTACTGCCCCTCGCCGAGGCACGCGGCGTCGACTTGCGGCGACACCGTAGCGACGTGCTGCCGTTCACAGCGCCTGTCTGGCTGACGGCGCCGGTGCTCACCTGGCTTTTCGGTCACTTCCCGCCGATGCGTACGGTGATGCGGGCGCACGCCAACCCCGAGGAACTGCGCGCGGTTTGCCGCGACACCCTGGCCGAAGCACACCGCCTGGGCGTGTCAGTGCCGCGATTGGAGGCAGCCGAGCCCTATTTCGCTGCCGAGAGAAATATCTGA
- a CDS encoding class I SAM-dependent methyltransferase, whose amino-acid sequence MAESFGADAERYDRARPRYPDALVNRIVAASPGPDVLDVGCGTGIEARQFQSANRKVLGVDPDARMAEFARRSGVEVEVATFEDWDPAGRVFDAVVAGQAWHWVDPVVGAPKAAQVLRPDGLLAVFAHVFEPPSAVADAFAAVYRRVVPDSPFNVQSTRNGVDLYQAMFAKFADGIREVGGFGEPEQWRFDWEQSYTRDEWLDLLPTTGGLTKLPPDKLTQVLEGVGATIDKIGGGFTMPYTTLMVTAARTRAT is encoded by the coding sequence ATGGCCGAGTCGTTCGGTGCGGACGCCGAACGCTACGACCGGGCCCGGCCCCGCTATCCCGACGCCCTGGTGAACCGGATCGTCGCTGCCAGCCCCGGGCCGGACGTCCTCGACGTCGGTTGCGGCACCGGCATCGAAGCCCGGCAGTTCCAGTCGGCCAACCGCAAGGTGCTGGGTGTCGACCCGGACGCGCGGATGGCCGAGTTCGCGCGCCGCAGTGGGGTCGAGGTCGAGGTGGCGACGTTCGAGGACTGGGATCCCGCCGGCCGGGTCTTCGACGCGGTCGTCGCGGGGCAGGCCTGGCACTGGGTGGACCCGGTTGTGGGTGCGCCCAAGGCCGCGCAGGTGCTGCGTCCCGATGGGCTTCTGGCGGTCTTCGCGCATGTGTTCGAGCCTCCGTCCGCGGTGGCGGATGCCTTCGCTGCGGTCTACCGGCGGGTGGTGCCCGATTCGCCGTTCAACGTGCAGTCGACGAGGAACGGCGTGGACCTCTACCAGGCGATGTTCGCCAAGTTCGCCGATGGGATCCGCGAGGTGGGTGGGTTCGGCGAACCGGAACAGTGGCGGTTCGACTGGGAGCAGTCCTACACCCGCGACGAGTGGTTGGACCTGCTGCCCACCACCGGCGGTCTCACGAAGCTCCCGCCGGACAAGCTGACACAGGTGCTGGAGGGGGTCGGGGCCACCATCGACAAGATCGGGGGCGGCTTCACGATGCCGTACACCACACTAATGGTCACCGCGGCACGAACCCGTGCCACCTGA
- a CDS encoding sensor histidine kinase — MVTARSPRYTESTQGRLRRLNLAVSLPPLMIAAAVLLFIDAHVWWHVIVLAPGVAAGLVAFERWTANDLARVALPGLIVAGAVWPLGVLLTGSPNAYWGFCAVGSLALREVRRHRALAVAGLFSYVAVVGAARLLVERDDVREVLVSYVLIPTALTVLVTVMTILGERFYDLIRELEQTREREAELAVVRERVRFASDLHDIQGHTLHVVKLKIALAQKMLLRDAGRADKELRETYALVSDTIAQTKELAYAQRRLNLSAEIENAKNLFEAAGIRVRVTREAEVDARAGELLGQVLRETATNILRHSQATQVQITLSEAGITIVNDGVAGNSLPGLRGLSALRQRVSGDGGELTVEQQEGRFRTAAMFPSARAGTTAAGWGHDR, encoded by the coding sequence ATGGTGACCGCAAGATCGCCGCGCTACACCGAGTCGACGCAGGGACGGCTGCGCCGGCTCAATCTCGCGGTCTCACTGCCGCCGCTCATGATCGCTGCGGCAGTCCTCCTGTTCATCGACGCGCATGTCTGGTGGCACGTCATCGTCCTGGCTCCGGGGGTCGCGGCGGGCCTGGTGGCTTTCGAACGGTGGACGGCCAACGACCTCGCCCGGGTCGCGCTGCCCGGCCTGATCGTGGCGGGAGCCGTGTGGCCGCTGGGGGTGCTGCTGACCGGCAGCCCGAACGCGTACTGGGGCTTCTGCGCCGTGGGTTCCCTCGCCCTGCGCGAGGTGCGGCGGCATCGGGCCCTGGCGGTGGCCGGGCTGTTCTCCTACGTCGCCGTCGTCGGCGCGGCGCGCCTGCTGGTGGAGCGGGACGACGTACGCGAGGTCCTGGTCAGCTACGTCCTCATCCCGACTGCCCTCACCGTCCTGGTGACGGTCATGACGATTCTGGGCGAGCGGTTCTACGACCTCATCCGGGAACTCGAACAGACCCGGGAGCGCGAGGCGGAGCTGGCTGTCGTCCGGGAACGCGTCCGGTTCGCCAGCGACCTGCACGACATCCAGGGCCACACCCTGCACGTGGTGAAGCTGAAGATCGCGCTGGCGCAGAAGATGCTGCTCCGCGACGCCGGACGGGCGGATAAGGAACTACGCGAGACGTACGCCCTGGTCAGCGACACCATCGCGCAGACCAAGGAACTCGCCTACGCCCAACGGCGGCTCAACCTCTCGGCGGAGATCGAGAACGCGAAGAACCTGTTCGAGGCCGCCGGCATCCGGGTACGGGTGACACGTGAGGCCGAGGTCGACGCCCGGGCCGGCGAACTGCTCGGCCAGGTTCTGCGTGAGACGGCCACCAACATCCTGCGGCACTCGCAGGCCACCCAGGTGCAGATCACGCTCTCCGAGGCGGGTATCACGATCGTCAACGACGGAGTGGCGGGCAACTCACTTCCGGGACTGCGGGGGTTGTCGGCCCTACGACAACGAGTGTCCGGTGACGGAGGTGAGCTGACCGTGGAACAGCAGGAGGGGCGGTTCCGGACGGCCGCGATGTTCCCGTCCGCCCGTGCCGGCACGACCGCGGCTGGGTGGGGGCACGACCGATGA
- a CDS encoding sigma-70 family RNA polymerase sigma factor, producing MRKPRVERERKDFADFYQRSRDNCLRAVLAGTGDRVLAEDLVAEAFARAWASWPRVSRHPAPAAWVVRTALNVRVSWWRRRRREVALDGHERASLIEDDLDTNDALLAAVRRLPRRQREVVVLRIWLDLDTRSVAAVLGISAQTVAVHLSRATATLRAQLAPAAC from the coding sequence ATGCGTAAACCCCGTGTGGAACGAGAACGGAAGGACTTCGCGGACTTCTATCAGCGCTCCCGAGACAACTGCCTGCGCGCCGTACTAGCTGGTACGGGCGATCGCGTGCTGGCCGAGGATCTGGTCGCTGAGGCGTTCGCGCGAGCTTGGGCCTCCTGGCCACGGGTGAGCCGGCATCCGGCACCGGCGGCGTGGGTGGTGCGCACCGCCCTCAACGTCCGGGTGTCCTGGTGGCGGCGACGCCGGCGGGAGGTGGCCCTCGACGGCCACGAGCGGGCGTCCCTCATCGAGGACGACCTCGACACGAACGACGCCCTGCTGGCCGCCGTTCGCCGGCTGCCGCGGCGGCAGCGCGAGGTGGTCGTGTTACGCATCTGGCTCGACCTGGACACCAGGTCCGTGGCCGCGGTGTTGGGCATCTCCGCCCAAACCGTCGCCGTCCATCTATCCCGTGCCACCGCAACCCTGCGGGCGCAGCTCGCGCCCGCAGCCTGTTAG
- a CDS encoding GOLPH3/VPS74 family protein — translation MTQHPEDPFVGGGTGTPGEAKRIEAPTLAEDLLLLLFQPGTGTIAGENTLFYTLAGAVLADLGLGDHVRTGSGRGGTARVEAVEDHPPSDDILRSAWDYLSAKPRGVQTVLAAIGPTLRSPLLERLIERGDIRRGTRKALGLFRMTVLEDGGSGRRSRLLADVRDVLVEGAEPQPRVAALTALLSGSGTLPQFHREIPWTSPVITRAKELEKGNWGAGAAAEAVARTVTATIVNNAVIAAATLPRN, via the coding sequence ATGACGCAGCACCCTGAAGATCCCTTCGTCGGCGGCGGGACCGGGACGCCGGGCGAGGCGAAGCGGATCGAGGCTCCGACCCTGGCGGAGGATCTCCTGCTGCTCCTGTTCCAGCCGGGCACCGGGACCATCGCCGGAGAGAACACGCTCTTCTACACCCTGGCCGGAGCGGTGCTCGCAGATCTCGGGCTCGGCGATCACGTACGAACCGGTTCCGGCCGGGGCGGGACGGCGCGGGTGGAGGCCGTCGAGGATCACCCGCCGTCGGATGACATCCTGCGCTCAGCGTGGGACTACCTTTCCGCCAAGCCCCGAGGGGTCCAGACGGTGCTCGCGGCGATCGGACCAACGTTGCGCAGCCCGCTGTTGGAAAGGCTCATCGAACGCGGCGACATTCGCAGGGGTACCCGCAAGGCGCTCGGTCTGTTCCGCATGACCGTCCTTGAGGACGGCGGAAGCGGGCGTCGATCACGCCTCCTCGCCGACGTCCGCGACGTGCTCGTCGAGGGGGCCGAACCGCAGCCTCGTGTCGCCGCGCTCACGGCGCTGTTGTCGGGAAGTGGCACACTGCCCCAGTTCCACCGCGAGATCCCCTGGACCTCCCCTGTGATAACCCGCGCCAAGGAACTCGAGAAGGGCAACTGGGGAGCCGGGGCCGCCGCCGAAGCGGTCGCCCGAACAGTCACGGCGACCATCGTCAACAACGCCGTCATCGCCGCGGCCACGCTTCCCCGGAACTAA
- a CDS encoding SDR family oxidoreductase, with protein sequence MQISGAVALVTGTNRGLGRHFASQLLERGAKVYATARRPELVDLPGAHVLRLDITDPASIAAAADTAPDVTLLVNNAGMDTVTNLVTGDLDAIRREIDTHFWGTLGMIRAFAPRLGGGAILNVLSAMSWFNYNGHTAYGAAKAAEWNLTNGVRLELAPHKTLVTALHLGAADTDMSRDYEGPKVDPAVVVRTALDGLEQDRIEVVVDDWSAHVKASLAGDPSAFYG encoded by the coding sequence ATGCAGATCTCTGGAGCAGTCGCTCTGGTCACCGGGACCAACCGCGGCCTCGGCCGGCACTTCGCAAGCCAACTGCTGGAGCGCGGCGCCAAGGTGTACGCCACCGCCCGCCGCCCCGAACTCGTCGACCTCCCGGGTGCACACGTGCTGCGCCTGGACATCACCGATCCAGCCTCGATCGCCGCCGCCGCCGATACCGCGCCGGACGTCACGCTGCTGGTCAACAACGCCGGCATGGACACCGTCACCAATCTCGTCACCGGCGACCTCGACGCTATTCGGCGCGAGATCGACACCCATTTCTGGGGCACGCTCGGCATGATCCGGGCGTTCGCGCCTCGGCTCGGCGGCGGGGCGATCCTCAACGTGCTGTCCGCGATGTCGTGGTTCAACTACAACGGGCACACCGCGTACGGGGCGGCGAAGGCGGCCGAGTGGAACCTGACCAACGGCGTACGCCTGGAGCTCGCACCCCACAAGACGCTGGTGACCGCCCTGCACCTAGGTGCCGCCGACACCGACATGTCCCGTGACTACGAGGGGCCGAAGGTCGACCCGGCGGTGGTCGTGCGGACCGCGCTGGACGGGCTCGAGCAGGACCGGATCGAGGTGGTCGTCGACGACTGGAGTGCCCATGTGAAGGCATCCCTCGCCGGCGACCCGAGCGCCTTCTACGGGTAG
- a CDS encoding MerR family transcriptional regulator produces MDELYSIGDVARRTGLSVSAIRFYSDAGIITPAGHTGAGYRRYDIRAIASLELVRTLRELGASLDDIRQLLADEITLPDLATARLTLVERQLSRFRAQRAVLRTIVRQHSATEQVSLMHKLVSMSDDDRAQLIEEFWTEVTDGLDIQDFFVDYLRPWRPELPEDPTSEQLEAWIELADMLQDAGFRQAVRQYFHQTFATAAARELEGTPTEEEQQVAILTEAKAAAEAGLPVDSPRAQELAGRWVTWVAARTGDQNIADVQRQLVDADPRPHVARHAALLGRYNSLTATVNGAPQPEAADAPASTWLHAAVNALT; encoded by the coding sequence ATGGACGAGCTCTATTCAATCGGGGATGTCGCCCGTCGTACCGGTCTGAGTGTCAGCGCGATCCGGTTCTACTCCGACGCGGGGATCATCACCCCCGCCGGGCACACCGGCGCCGGATACCGGCGCTACGACATTCGTGCCATCGCGAGCCTTGAGCTGGTCCGCACCCTCCGCGAACTGGGCGCAAGCCTCGACGACATCCGTCAGTTGCTGGCTGACGAGATCACGCTGCCAGATCTGGCAACAGCACGTCTGACACTCGTCGAACGTCAACTGAGCCGCTTCCGGGCTCAGCGTGCCGTCCTGCGGACCATCGTCAGGCAACACAGTGCGACCGAACAGGTGAGCCTCATGCACAAGCTGGTGTCCATGTCCGATGACGACCGTGCCCAGCTCATCGAGGAGTTCTGGACCGAGGTCACCGACGGCCTCGACATTCAAGACTTCTTCGTCGACTACCTACGCCCGTGGCGGCCCGAGCTGCCGGAGGACCCGACCTCTGAACAGCTCGAAGCCTGGATCGAGCTGGCTGACATGCTGCAAGACGCCGGCTTCCGGCAGGCGGTCCGCCAGTACTTTCACCAGACCTTCGCGACGGCGGCGGCACGCGAGCTGGAAGGCACGCCGACAGAGGAGGAGCAACAGGTCGCGATCCTCACGGAAGCCAAGGCCGCGGCAGAAGCCGGGCTACCGGTCGACTCCCCCCGGGCCCAGGAGCTGGCAGGCCGGTGGGTGACGTGGGTGGCGGCGCGCACCGGCGACCAGAACATCGCCGATGTCCAGCGCCAGCTCGTCGACGCTGATCCACGGCCACACGTGGCCCGACATGCCGCCCTGCTCGGCAGGTACAACTCGTTGACCGCCACGGTCAACGGCGCACCGCAACCGGAAGCAGCCGACGCGCCGGCCTCGACCTGGCTCCACGCAGCCGTCAATGCATTGACCTGA
- a CDS encoding TetR/AcrR family transcriptional regulator, whose amino-acid sequence MPTGIQIRDARKQLLDAAERILRREGPSALTSRAVTTEAGCAKGVLHKHFADFDAFLAELVHDRVARIEDQATALRKSAGTGSVADNLNGALMDLFDPVAVAIVGLIIFRDELRARLRHTRPAHSVPVLTEASAMIAAYLTDECEMGRLAADADIDSLALSLIGAGHLLFTARDGTPPDAGAVDKVVTTIIADVVQRRLL is encoded by the coding sequence ATGCCGACCGGGATACAGATCCGTGACGCGCGCAAGCAGCTGCTCGATGCCGCCGAGCGCATCCTGCGCCGGGAGGGGCCGAGCGCGCTGACCAGCCGCGCGGTCACCACCGAGGCGGGCTGCGCCAAGGGCGTGCTGCATAAGCACTTCGCCGATTTCGACGCCTTTCTCGCCGAACTCGTGCACGACCGCGTCGCCCGGATCGAGGACCAGGCCACCGCCCTGCGCAAGTCCGCCGGGACCGGCAGCGTGGCCGACAACCTCAACGGCGCGCTGATGGACCTGTTCGACCCGGTCGCCGTGGCGATCGTCGGCCTGATCATCTTCCGGGACGAGCTGCGCGCCCGGCTGCGCCACACCAGACCGGCCCATAGCGTCCCGGTCTTGACGGAGGCCAGCGCCATGATCGCCGCATACCTCACCGACGAGTGCGAAATGGGCCGCCTCGCTGCCGATGCTGACATCGACTCGCTCGCGCTCTCGCTGATCGGGGCCGGGCACCTGCTGTTCACCGCCCGGGACGGCACCCCGCCGGATGCCGGAGCTGTCGACAAGGTCGTCACCACCATCATTGCCGATGTCGTACAACGTCGGCTGCTCTGA
- a CDS encoding MerR family transcriptional regulator, which produces MRIGDLAGRAGVSVRALRYYEQQGLLASDRSPRGQRRYPDEAADRVRLIQQLYAAGLSSRTIADLLPCVTSKVSTPESRARLAAERDRIDAQIAKLTAARDRLGEVIAYSTSAQSGCRVEADPATA; this is translated from the coding sequence ATGCGCATCGGCGACTTGGCTGGCAGGGCGGGCGTGAGCGTGCGTGCCCTGCGCTACTACGAGCAGCAGGGGCTGCTCGCCTCCGACCGCAGCCCCCGGGGACAACGCCGCTACCCGGACGAGGCGGCAGATCGGGTGCGGCTGATCCAGCAGTTGTACGCGGCCGGCCTGTCCAGCCGTACCATCGCTGACCTGCTGCCGTGCGTGACCTCCAAGGTCAGCACGCCGGAGTCGCGGGCCCGGTTGGCCGCCGAGCGGGACCGGATCGACGCCCAGATCGCCAAACTGACCGCGGCCCGCGACCGGCTGGGCGAGGTCATCGCGTACTCCACCAGCGCGCAGAGCGGTTGCCGCGTCGAGGCCGATCCGGCCACGGCTTGA
- a CDS encoding response regulator transcription factor, whose translation MTTIVLADDEVLLRTALAALLPLEGDITVLAEAQDGQTAVEATLRHRPDVLVIDLEMPGVDGLGAVAQIRRARPEQVVLMVTRHARPGVLRKALKLGVQGFVSKSAEPAHITSVIATLHTGRRWIDPEVSALAVIDDCPLTDRELDVLRETGSGYSVADIAGRLHLAQGTVRNYLSNAMQKTQTHTRHEAARYAREHDWL comes from the coding sequence ATGACGACCATCGTCCTCGCCGACGACGAGGTGCTGCTCCGCACGGCCCTGGCCGCACTACTGCCGCTGGAGGGCGACATCACCGTCCTCGCCGAGGCGCAAGACGGACAGACGGCCGTCGAAGCCACCCTGCGGCATCGACCCGACGTGCTGGTCATCGACCTGGAGATGCCGGGCGTGGACGGCCTCGGCGCGGTCGCGCAGATCCGCCGCGCGCGCCCGGAACAGGTGGTCCTCATGGTGACCCGGCACGCGCGGCCGGGCGTGCTGCGCAAGGCGTTGAAACTCGGTGTCCAGGGCTTCGTCAGCAAGTCCGCCGAGCCGGCCCACATCACCTCGGTCATCGCCACCCTGCACACCGGCAGACGCTGGATCGACCCGGAAGTCTCCGCGCTGGCCGTCATCGACGACTGCCCCCTGACCGACCGCGAACTCGACGTCCTGCGGGAGACCGGCTCTGGCTACTCGGTCGCCGACATCGCCGGCCGGCTCCACCTTGCGCAGGGCACGGTGCGCAACTACCTCTCCAACGCCATGCAGAAGACCCAGACCCACACCCGCCACGAGGCGGCGCGCTACGCCCGCGAACACGACTGGCTGTAA